Within the Catalinimonas niigatensis genome, the region CAGTAATGTAGCCCATCAGCGAAAAAAACTGGATGAAAAAGAGCTGAAAGCCTATCGTGACCGCTTTGACCTGCCTATTGCAGATGACAAGCTTAGTGAAGCGTCTTATTATCGTCCCAAAGAAAATAGTAAGGAAATCAAATATTTGCTGGAAAGACGAAAAAATCTGGGTGGTCTGATTCCAAAACGTAAAAGTAAACTAAAGCCTCTAAAGGCTGCTGACGACAAAGCCTTTAAGACCTATCGTGAGGGTGCTGGTGATCGGGAAGCCTCTACCACAATGGTGATGGTACAGATGTTAGCCAAGTTGATGAAAGACAAAAATGTGGGTAAATTGATTGTGCCTATCGTTCCTGATGAATCCCGTACCTTTGGGATGGATGCGCTATTCCGTCAATTTGGAATTTACTCTCACATCGGTCAGCGGTATGAACCGGTAGACAAAGGCAGCCTGATGTTTTATAAAGAAGCCAAAGACGGAGCTATCCTGGAAGAAGGAATCACCGAAGCTGGTTCCATATCCAGTTTTATCGCTGCCGGTACGGCTTACGCCAACCTTCAGATCCATACGATTCCCTTTTACTTTTTCTACTCCATGTTCGGCTTTCAACGCACCGGTGACTTTATCTGGGCGGCAGCCGATGCCCGGGCCAGAGGCTTTTTGATCGGTGGTACTGCCGGCAGAACCACTTTGCCGGGAGAAGGGCTGCAACATCAGGACGGCAACAGCCATATTTTAGCTTTGCCTATACCCAATCTCAAAGCCTATGATCCTACCTTTGCGTACGAACTGGCGGTTATTATTAAGGAAGGTATGCGGCGCATGTACCAGGAGCAGGAGGATATCTTCTATTACATCACCGTCACCAACGATAACTATAAAATGCCGCCTATGCCCAAAGGGGTTGAAGAAGGCATACTGCAAGGTATGTATCGTTATCAAAGCTCGGAGAAAGACAGCAAGAAAAAAGTCCATTTGCTGGGCAGTGGTGCCATCCTGCAAGAATCTATCAAAGCAGCAGCACTCCTGGAAAAAGATTACGGAGTATCTGCGAATGTATGGAGTGTCACCAGTTACAAAGCACTCTATGACGATGCTATCGCCGTAGACCGCTACAATCGTTTGCATCCTGATGATGAAAAAAATAATTACATTCAGCAATGCATGGGCGAAGAGGAAGGTGTCTTTGTTGCAGCCACAGATTATCTGAAAGCCCTGCCCGCAACGGTTGCTCAATGGTTTCCCCAGCCACTCATTTGCCTGGGTACTGATGGCTTTGGCCGCAGCGATAACCGCCCTGAGCTACGTGATTTTTTTGAAGTAGACCATCGCCACATCGCACTGGCAGCACTGTCAGGATTACTAAAAGAAGGCAAAATCCGGAAAAATAGCTATGAAAAGGCTATGAAAGAACTGAAAATACATCCTGACAAAGTTAATCCAACAGCCTACTGATGCATTCATGAAAAATGATGAATGAATCATGAAATGTCATAAGTCAACATTTGGGAAAAACAACATATGTTAAGTACCCTAGACGCCAAACACTAAACTTTTTTACCTATGAGTATAGAAATTAAAATGCCCCAGATCTCAGAGGATGCCGAATCCGGTACGATCGTGGAGATCATGGTGAGCGAAGGTGATACGATTGAAGAAGAGCAGTCCATTATTGCCGTAGAAAGCGATAAAGCCTCAGTAGAAGTTCCTGCCGAAGCTGGAGGTAAAGTCAAAGAAATCAAAGTCTCCGAAGGGGATGAAATTAACGTTGGCGACATTATCCTGATCCTGGAAGAGGATGAAAATGGAGAAGCCCAAGAAGAGGACGAAGCATCTGAAGACGAAGACGCACAAGCCAAAAAGAAAGAAGAAGAACAGGACCAAGAAGAAGAGCAGGAGAAAACTGAGAAAAAGGATACTGAGGCCGGTAAGCAAAAAGAACAGCCGGAAGAAGACGAAGAAGACAAGGAGGAAGAGGAGGACAACAATGGTGATGAGGAAAAAGCTAAATCTAAAGAAAAAGCTGATAAAAAAGAGAAAAGTGAAGTGCCCGCCGCCCCTTCTGTCCGCCGCATGGCCCGTGAAATGAACGTGGATATTTACGCAGTCAAAGGCACTGGCCCCGGCAAACGTATTACAGCTGATGATGTGAAGGCAGCAGCCAATGGTCAACCACCTGAAGAAAAGCAAGACACAAAAACATCTGCATCTCAACCCTCAAAAACAAGTTTACCCGACTTTTCACAGTGGGGAGAGGTAGAACGCAAAAAAATGAGTGGCATCCGTAAGGCTACTGCCCAAAGCATGAGCAATGCCTGGACCACTGTTCCTCATGTCACCCAATTTGACAAGGCCAATATCTCCACCCTACAGGAATTTATGGAGCAATACGAAGCTAAAGCTGCTAAAGCAGGGGCCAAACTGACCGTCACCGCAGTACTGGTCAAGCTCTCGGCCTCTGCCCTGCGTGCTTTTCCTAAGTTTAATGCCAGTGTGGATATGGAAAATCAGGAAATCATTCTCAAGAAGTATATCAATATCGGAGTAGCCGTGGATACTGAAAATGGCTTGCTGGTTCCGGTGATCAAGGATGCTGACCGTAAATCAGTGACCAGCATCGCCTTGGAACTGGGAGAAGTCGCCAAGAAAGCCAGAGATGGTAAGCTCTCTTCCGATGATATGAAGGGTGGCAACTTTACCGTTTCTAACTTAGGCGGTATTGGTGGTACAAACTTCACTCCCATTGTATACCATCCGCAGGTGGCGATTTTGGGTGTATCCCGTAACCAGATTGAGCCGGTATATGAAGATGGGGAGTTCAAACCCAAAACCATGCTCCCGCTTTCACTCTCCTACGATCACCGGGCCATTGACGGAGCCGAAGCCGCACGCTTCCTGCGCTGGATGTGTCAGGTGATGGAAGATCCGTTTGTCATGTTAATGGAGGGAGGTATATAATGGCAGAGCAAAAAAAATATGAAGTAATCGTCATTGGAGGAGGTCCCGGAGGTTATGCCGCCGCTTTTATGGCTGCTGACCTGGGGCTGAAAACCGCTTTGGTAGACCCGGAAGAAAACCCCGGAGGCGTGTGTTTGTATCGGGGATGTATTCCTTCCAAAGCTTTGCTACACATCGTCAAACTCAAACAGGAAGCGCTGGAAGCAGCAGACTTTGGGCTAAGTTTTAAAGCACCGGAGATTAATGTCAAAAAGATTAGGGAATGGAAAAATTCTGTTGTACAAAAGTTAGTAGGTGGCCTGGGCCAACTGAGCAGCAAACGAAAAGTGGAACATATAAGAGGTATGGCAACATTCAAAGATGCCCATACTCTGGAAGTAAATCACGAAAATAAAAAGCAGGAAGTCAGCTTTGCGCATGCCATCATCGCCAGTGGTTCGGAGCCGGTTTCATTGCCCGATATTGAATTCTCCAAAAATATCATGAGTTCAGCCTTCGCCCTTGATCTTCCCGAGGTCCCCAAAAGCTTATTGGTAGTAGGCGCTGGTTACATAGGATTGGAAATTGGCTCGGTCTATGCCGGTCTGGGCAGCAAGGTATCCGTGGTGGAGATGACAAATCAGATCATGCCAGGTGCCGACCGTGACCTGGTGGATGTATTTGCCAAGCGTAACAAAGAGCTTTTTGAAGAGATCATGCTGGAAACCAAAGTGGCAGGTATTACCGGGAAGCGAAAACTCAAAGTAAAACTGGAAGGCAAACATGAAGGAGAACAAAGCTTTGACAAAGTACTGATTGCTGTTGGACGTAAGCCCCGGACCAAAAACCTGGGACTGGATAATACGAAAGTAGAAATTGATGACCAAGGATTTATCCAGGTCAATGCCCAGCGTCAGACAGCAGAAGACCACATTTATGCCATTGGTGACGTTACCGGAGAACCCATGTTGGCGCATAAAGCCAGTCATGAAGGCAAAGTGGCAGCCGAAGCCATCGCCGGAAACAAAACAGCTTATGAGCCCAAAGCCATTCCGGCAGTGGTTTTTACCGATCCTGAAATTGCCTGGTGCGGTTTAACAGAAACTGAAGCCAAAGCACAGGATATCCCTGTGAAAGTAGCTAAATTTCCCTGGGCTGCTTCAGGAAGAGCAGCTACTCTGGGCATCAGCGATGGACTCACCAAATTACTCATTGATCCTAAGACCGAAAGGATTTTGGGGGTGGGTATCGTCGGTAAACATGCCGGCGATCTGATTCCGGAAGCCGTACTAGCAGTAGAGATGGCAGCCGTGGCTAAAGACTTGTCTTTGACGATTCATCCTCATCCTACTTTGTCGGAAACGCTTATGGAAGCCGCGGAAAGCCTTTACGGTCAGGCTACGCACATTTACCGGCCTCAACGAAAGAAATAATCAAAAAGGGTGATTTGTAACCAAATCACCCTTTTTGATTTATTTTAAGGTACTCTTTTATAAATTGACAAAATGACAATCTATTAACATGGGAATAGATCTATATGCTCATCGTCATTCTCATACTTTGCTCTGCTTAATTAAGTGGAAACATCATACCTGACCTCCCAATTAATCTTTTGTTGCTTTAAGCCTTTACCAACCCACTGTACATTTGCTCACGCTGAGCAGTGATGTAGTCATCTTCCATGTACTCATCAAAGGTCATCAATTTATCCAGGATACCATTAGGCGTAAGCTCAATAATACGGTTGGCAATGGTCTGAGTAAACTCATGGTCATGAGAAGTAAACAAGACGGTACCAGGAAAATCTTTTAACGCATTGTTAAAGGCAGTAATGGATTCCAGGTCCAGATGGTTGGTTGGTTCGTCCAGCATCAGCACATTGCCACCAGCCAGCATCATTCGGGACACCATACAGCGCACTTTTTCGCCACCTGACAACACATTGGCTTTTTTCAGGGTTTCCTCTCCGGTGAAAAGCATCTTACCTAAAAAGCTGCGGATATAGACTTCATCCTTCTCCAGTTCGGAATACTGCCTCAACCAATCAATCAGGTTCAGATTGGTACTGAAAAAGTGTGTATTTTCGTTGGGCAAATAGGACGGAGTAATCGTTTGACCAAAAGTATACTTACCACCATCCGCTTTTTGGTTGCCAGCTAGAATTTCAAAGAAGGCAGTAATAGCCAAACTATCTTTACTCAAAATAGCTATTTTATCCCCTTTGTTCACCCGTATATTAACATCCTGAAAAAGCGTTTTGCCATCCAGTTTTTTACTCAGATTCTCTACCAGTAATATTTGATCACCTGCCTCGCGGTTCTGGTTAAATATAATCGCAGGATATTTACGGGACGACGGTTTAATGTCTTCAAGGTTAATTTTTTCCAGTAATTTTCTCCGGCTGGTGGCCTGCTTGGATTTAGAAGCATTGGCACTGAAACGGGCAATAAACTCCTGCAATTCTTTTTTCTTCTCCTCAGCCTTTTTGTTGGCCGAACTGCGCTGACTTAGTGCCAGTTGGCTGGATTGGTACCAGAAAGAGTAATTACCTGTATACAGTTGGATTTGTCCAAAGTCTATATCGGCAATGTGTGTACATACGGTATCCAGAAAGTGACGGTCGTGAGATACCACAATCACTGTATTTTTGAAGTCCAGCAGGAAATCTTCCAGCCATGAAACGGTTTGAATGTCCAGGTCGTTGGTAGGCTCATCCAGTATCAGGATATCAGGATTGCCAAAAAGCGCTTGTGCAAGGAGTACACGGACTTTTTGCGTACCATTCAGCTCTTTCATCAGTTTGTAATGGTCACTTTCTACAATTCCCAAACCGCTCAGCAAAGCAGCAGCATCCGATTCAGCATTCCAGCCGTTCATTTCGGCAAACTTCTCTTCCAACTCCCCTGCCCTGATACCATCTGCATCCGAAAAGTCAGGCTTGGCATAGAGATCGTTTTTCTCTTTCATGATATTCCACAGCCCACTATGCCCCATCATCACGGTATTCAGCACCTGCTCTTCGTCAAACGCATAGTGATTTTGGTTGAGAACGGCCATACGTTTGCCATTATCAATACTTACACTACCCCGATTAGGCGTAATCTCACCGGAAAGGATTTTCAAAAAGGTAGATTTACCCGCACCATTGGCTCCGATAATCCCATAACAATTGCCCTGAGTAAACCGGATATTCACTTCATCAAATAAAACTCTCTTCCCATATTGCAGGGATACATTATTCGCTGTAATCATTCATTCAAATTTTAATCGCAAAGTTACAACAATGAATAAGTAGAAAAGAATTCATTCTCTATTTTTTGATAAAATGAGCATCTTTTCGATAGGGAAAATCAGACCCAAAAGAATAAATGCCTGCTCTTCTGCTTTTTTAAACTTACATAGATAGGATTTGTACAAATTAAATTAAAAAAGTGCAATTTTTACTGGTATTTTAGCATTAGTTTTTTACCAAACTTAATTAGTATGAACGAACAAATGGTACAATCAATGGGAGTAGGAATTATGATCATCTACTTCGCTCTCATCATTTTGATCCTTGTCTCCATGTGGAAAATTTTCACAAAAGCAGGCAAAGTGGGCTGGGCTTCAATCATTCCCATCTACAACATCATCATATTGCTAGAGATCATAGGCAAACCCGCCTGGTGGATCATTCTTTATTTTATACCAGGAGTAAACCTAGTCTTTGCAGTCTGGTCTACCAATTTGCTATCAAAAGGCTTCGGCAATAGTGAAGGCTTTACGATTGGTATGCTCTTTCTTCCTTTTGTCTTTTATCCTGTATTGGCTTTCGGAAGCGCTTCCTATCACGGACCGGTAGGTGGACAAATGGCTTCAGCTATACCTGCTGTTTAATTTACATCTTCCTGTTCTGAAATGCAGCTAAATGAAATAGTTAGCTGCATTTTTTTTTACTACTTCCATCTCTTCCTGATTTTATTTTCCATTATGACGAATTGAGCTATTTGTCTGTAGATCTTTTTTATAGAATTTTCTACTATATTCAAGACCATGAAGCACATACCTAAGCTCACGTATCCATATCACTTACTTGTGGTTTTGTTGTTCTTTACTCAATGTACTGAAAGGCCTAAAGCACCCAAAGACAGTTCCTCAGAAAATTACAGCATTCAATATGCAGAATCTTTCCAGGCTCCTGTCTTTTCAGCAGATCAACGTAGAGAAAATATTGGCGCACTCTCCGCTGAAATAGATACAATATTTCAAAAACATGCCAGGGAACAGCACTTTCCCGGTTATGTCTACGGTATCGTGGTAGATGATTCGCTGGTCTTTTCCGGAGCCTATGGTGTGATTAACCTGGACAATCAGGTAAAAGTGGATAGTAAGTCTCTTTTCAAAATAGCTTCTATGACCAAAAGCTTTACCGCTATGGGTATCATGAAACTGAAAGAAGAAGGCAAACTTGATTTGCATGCGCCTGCTCAGAGGTATCTACCCGAACTGGCAAGCATTGAATATCCTAGCCGGGATGCTACACCCATCACCATTCATCATTTGCTCACCATGACGGCTGGCTTTCCAGAAGATAATCCCTGGGGTGACCGTCAGTTGGAAGACAGTGATGAGGAATTTATGGATTTTCTGAACACAGGCATCAGCATGTCCACTGTTCCCGGTGAAGGGTATGAGTACAGCAATCTGGGGTATGCCATGCTGGGGAATATCATTAGCAGAGTTTCAGGAATGCCCTACCAGGAATACATTTCCAAAAACATCTTTCAACCCTTGGGAATGAACGACACCCACTGGGAATATGAAGGTTTGCCGGAAGATAAACTGGCTCTGGGCTATAGATGGGAGGATGAGCAGTGGAAAGCCGAACCGATGCTGCACGACGGAGCCTTTGGTGCGATGGGAGGATTGATCACCAGCCTGGAAGATTTTTCCAAATACGTTTCTTTTCACCTCTCAGCCTGGCCACCTTCCAATGAAGCAGAAGATGGGGCCGTCAAAAGAAGTTCTTTGCGACAAATGCACAAAATGACAGAGCCACGTCTGTTTACCGATGCAAAAGATGCACAGGGAAATCTTTGTCCTATCATGACAGGCTATGGCTTTGGGTTAGGCATTCGTAAGGATTGTAAAGGAGATACCCGCATCAGCCACAGCGGAGGACTGCCAGTTTATGGCAGTGAGTATCA harbors:
- a CDS encoding serine hydrolase domain-containing protein — translated: MKHIPKLTYPYHLLVVLLFFTQCTERPKAPKDSSSENYSIQYAESFQAPVFSADQRRENIGALSAEIDTIFQKHAREQHFPGYVYGIVVDDSLVFSGAYGVINLDNQVKVDSKSLFKIASMTKSFTAMGIMKLKEEGKLDLHAPAQRYLPELASIEYPSRDATPITIHHLLTMTAGFPEDNPWGDRQLEDSDEEFMDFLNTGISMSTVPGEGYEYSNLGYAMLGNIISRVSGMPYQEYISKNIFQPLGMNDTHWEYEGLPEDKLALGYRWEDEQWKAEPMLHDGAFGAMGGLITSLEDFSKYVSFHLSAWPPSNEAEDGAVKRSSLRQMHKMTEPRLFTDAKDAQGNLCPIMTGYGFGLGIRKDCKGDTRISHSGGLPVYGSEYQFYPEYGVGVISFANRTYSPAGAANNKVISLLLEKANLPKRNLQLSEILQTRKAQVAELIQSWDDALGNEILAENFYLDQSKEHRMKEVNKILGRLGKIQSASDITPFNQLRGTFILDGEKGDAEVFFSLSPEKNPKVQAIYLEVLE
- the aceE gene encoding pyruvate dehydrogenase (acetyl-transferring), homodimeric type, with amino-acid sequence MSKEELAEVYAFENQEWLNSLDYLLENESPERVREVLQKLQKKAAASGVSVSEDINTPYINTISPEDEEAYPGDLEIEEKLTNFIRWNALAMVVRANKQSSGIGGHISTYASSSTLFEVGFHHFFKGLDNSNEADLIYFQGHATPGIYARSFLEGRLTEKNLDYFRRELSDKAGLSSYPHPRLMPEYWRFPTVSMGLGAIQAIYQARFIKYLEDRKLKEPSDQKVWSFLGDGEMDEPESIGALPIASRENLDNLIFVVSCNLQRLDGPVRGNYKVIQELEGIFKGSGWNVIKVVWGDKWDPLLKKDKSGKLVERMNETVDGQYQLYSMQDGAFVRDDFFGKDEVLQQLVEDMSDEEINQLNRGGHDPKKVFNAYKRAVEHTGQPTVILAQTVKGYGLGKSGEASNVAHQRKKLDEKELKAYRDRFDLPIADDKLSEASYYRPKENSKEIKYLLERRKNLGGLIPKRKSKLKPLKAADDKAFKTYREGAGDREASTTMVMVQMLAKLMKDKNVGKLIVPIVPDESRTFGMDALFRQFGIYSHIGQRYEPVDKGSLMFYKEAKDGAILEEGITEAGSISSFIAAGTAYANLQIHTIPFYFFYSMFGFQRTGDFIWAAADARARGFLIGGTAGRTTLPGEGLQHQDGNSHILALPIPNLKAYDPTFAYELAVIIKEGMRRMYQEQEDIFYYITVTNDNYKMPPMPKGVEEGILQGMYRYQSSEKDSKKKVHLLGSGAILQESIKAAALLEKDYGVSANVWSVTSYKALYDDAIAVDRYNRLHPDDEKNNYIQQCMGEEEGVFVAATDYLKALPATVAQWFPQPLICLGTDGFGRSDNRPELRDFFEVDHRHIALAALSGLLKEGKIRKNSYEKAMKELKIHPDKVNPTAY
- a CDS encoding 2-oxo acid dehydrogenase subunit E2, with translation MSIEIKMPQISEDAESGTIVEIMVSEGDTIEEEQSIIAVESDKASVEVPAEAGGKVKEIKVSEGDEINVGDIILILEEDENGEAQEEDEASEDEDAQAKKKEEEQDQEEEQEKTEKKDTEAGKQKEQPEEDEEDKEEEEDNNGDEEKAKSKEKADKKEKSEVPAAPSVRRMAREMNVDIYAVKGTGPGKRITADDVKAAANGQPPEEKQDTKTSASQPSKTSLPDFSQWGEVERKKMSGIRKATAQSMSNAWTTVPHVTQFDKANISTLQEFMEQYEAKAAKAGAKLTVTAVLVKLSASALRAFPKFNASVDMENQEIILKKYINIGVAVDTENGLLVPVIKDADRKSVTSIALELGEVAKKARDGKLSSDDMKGGNFTVSNLGGIGGTNFTPIVYHPQVAILGVSRNQIEPVYEDGEFKPKTMLPLSLSYDHRAIDGAEAARFLRWMCQVMEDPFVMLMEGGI
- the lpdA gene encoding dihydrolipoyl dehydrogenase translates to MAEQKKYEVIVIGGGPGGYAAAFMAADLGLKTALVDPEENPGGVCLYRGCIPSKALLHIVKLKQEALEAADFGLSFKAPEINVKKIREWKNSVVQKLVGGLGQLSSKRKVEHIRGMATFKDAHTLEVNHENKKQEVSFAHAIIASGSEPVSLPDIEFSKNIMSSAFALDLPEVPKSLLVVGAGYIGLEIGSVYAGLGSKVSVVEMTNQIMPGADRDLVDVFAKRNKELFEEIMLETKVAGITGKRKLKVKLEGKHEGEQSFDKVLIAVGRKPRTKNLGLDNTKVEIDDQGFIQVNAQRQTAEDHIYAIGDVTGEPMLAHKASHEGKVAAEAIAGNKTAYEPKAIPAVVFTDPEIAWCGLTETEAKAQDIPVKVAKFPWAASGRAATLGISDGLTKLLIDPKTERILGVGIVGKHAGDLIPEAVLAVEMAAVAKDLSLTIHPHPTLSETLMEAAESLYGQATHIYRPQRKK
- a CDS encoding DUF5684 domain-containing protein; the encoded protein is MNEQMVQSMGVGIMIIYFALIILILVSMWKIFTKAGKVGWASIIPIYNIIILLEIIGKPAWWIILYFIPGVNLVFAVWSTNLLSKGFGNSEGFTIGMLFLPFVFYPVLAFGSASYHGPVGGQMASAIPAV
- a CDS encoding ABC-F family ATP-binding cassette domain-containing protein, which encodes MITANNVSLQYGKRVLFDEVNIRFTQGNCYGIIGANGAGKSTFLKILSGEITPNRGSVSIDNGKRMAVLNQNHYAFDEEQVLNTVMMGHSGLWNIMKEKNDLYAKPDFSDADGIRAGELEEKFAEMNGWNAESDAAALLSGLGIVESDHYKLMKELNGTQKVRVLLAQALFGNPDILILDEPTNDLDIQTVSWLEDFLLDFKNTVIVVSHDRHFLDTVCTHIADIDFGQIQLYTGNYSFWYQSSQLALSQRSSANKKAEEKKKELQEFIARFSANASKSKQATSRRKLLEKINLEDIKPSSRKYPAIIFNQNREAGDQILLVENLSKKLDGKTLFQDVNIRVNKGDKIAILSKDSLAITAFFEILAGNQKADGGKYTFGQTITPSYLPNENTHFFSTNLNLIDWLRQYSELEKDEVYIRSFLGKMLFTGEETLKKANVLSGGEKVRCMVSRMMLAGGNVLMLDEPTNHLDLESITAFNNALKDFPGTVLFTSHDHEFTQTIANRIIELTPNGILDKLMTFDEYMEDDYITAQREQMYSGLVKA